In Triplophysa rosa linkage group LG2, Trosa_1v2, whole genome shotgun sequence, the genomic window atttgtattatattgcattttgaatgtaatatggcaatgtaatgtatcAAATGGGttacttttcacagatattaatgtatgcaatttcagcaataaaaaaaaaaaattctaaaaaggaaacaaattagttgttaattttaagagacctgtcttattttctcttgaaTATTTaaattgctctttaataaagaaaagtatttattatccgaatacccgattaatcgatggaaaatcagtaaaatactcgattactaaaataatcgatagctgcagccctaatttattttattaacaacatTATCTCATATTAGACTTAACATTTAACATATCTTTAATAAGCTTCAAGTCTGTGCTGTTGCCATTTCATTATTTTGCTCAGAGAAAAACGTTGGATTATTCAGACATGCAACTCATGGCCTCCATGCAGTTAATTAATAAACCATCGGAATCTGCCTTTTTCATGCTATTGCCGATATGCCGATGGTGTTAAACTAATCCAATATTGGCCGATTAATATCGGTGGCCGAcacatcggtgcatccctattctaagctattttaaatgcattaaccCATTAAATTAGAATGGATTTTGAgtggctgtcaatgttttatcattcatcagctggaaaaacacaaaagttATCTCAACAATACTGTTcctctgtattgtattgttgtgGTTGTTGTGTGGAAACCTCTATtctcttaaaggggtgatatgacacggctaaaactaatattatcgtttgttttagatgtattaTAAAAttagaaggacgcggtcacctgacatgtcctcaccacaaaatttcaaatgctattagattattaatgataatcttaaactataatttactttattagtaagtttatttattttatttagccttgtgcaagctctctggagcttgtgcagaggcagcagcttttgccagaggggaactggaatcccctggttgggcctgggttctcctgaggttttttttctcgattagagtttggggttcctcgccaccgtttgcatactgttttgcatctgcctggccggggggggctgctttagaattagaattttaaaattttacttaattaatattgcatataggaatttatagtagAATTTATAGaatttatatttgacctgtgcttctctctcctttatcttaaatgtgtgctctcactgtgcgtgtgtgtgtgtgcgtgcgtgtctttgtgtgtgcgagtacttgtctgtgtacatgtgtgtgtgcttgcgcgtgcgtgtgtgtgtgtctgtgtgttagtacgtgtgcatattgtgtgtgtggagtgtcttgtatgtgggtatgtctgtctttgttttcacctttttcttgtttttgcaggtacaactttaattggtttgcttatagtcaatatgtcttatgtacagctgctttgtaacaacgaaaattgtaaaaagcgctatataaataaagttgagttgagttgagttgttgagttgagttgagatggcaatgtgtatacacgatttaaggttcaaaagtgctgtattttccacataccacaTTCCACatgaatgtttgtatctcctctttgccccgcctctctgaaaagcgcagattttttagaaagctcatcactctgaaaagcgaggtgtgatatgattggccagttaaccagtgcatagtgattggtcgaatactgcaagtgtgtgaaggaaatgtaatgcctcttaccatatttggaacatcaggttccaaagcaattgtactggcaggtacgcccaccttaattacgtatacatttgggcggtcttagtcaactcataccctgaactgacgtagatttgtggggtgtggttacacgaggcatttcaggcaggtctgggtgagcattcgcttttagatagaatgcatcttttgttccgacactttaatttttgcaattttacgtgtctaacacatgcatgggcaatttataacacaccaaagacacagaaaaacacgtattcccgccatatgacccctttaaaattagAATAGTTATTAAAACTTCATAGTTATCGTCCTTGTTGCCATtaaatgcttttttgttttatacagcACTATTAATTTGGTCTTCTGGTTTGTAGCTCATTATTGTTAAGTCAGCCAGTTTACAGAGGAGAGAATATTCTTAGAAGACAATCACCATGACGCACGTGCCCTTATGCCACAAACTGTCCCACGGTATGTAGTGTGATTAGGGCTGTGACTGTGGCAggtttttaccaccgcggtggtaatagacaaatcgaccgcggtggtgcggtggttgagaaatatatattatttatataaataataattatattattatatttgcgtgtagcaaccacatgacgagtggaagagaaatatagaccttatttaaatacttgaaattgttaaatacttgaaattgaaatatgatatctgaaataaatgaggatgaaacatccgtccatgtttaacgcgcaaatccatcagtgaaacggcacactacagcatataaaacatttaaataaacatcagtaaataatgaaaacttaaatgatataagaaagctaaatactaaataaaaaagctcttgttgcagtaacttcagtcagtggcgtattaaccctttacagtccttaacaattccatttgaaacaaactgtttaaacctacattggctttcctattcagattaacataaaaactttactttttccgactcgttgatgtgaaacttgttgacattgtccagattaaaatgtgtacagctgcactaaatgcgcgttcagaagatgtgcacaggagcgcaaatgaatagatgtctctccgcaaccccggcaaaacctgcgcgcgctccgacactaagcaacgggtcatagccagttttgattttacgtatctgttcatttcacaacaagatccattgcaaaacccgcagaataacctgttttgccgtgcaggcccgcgctcgaacgcaccaacggaaacgtatgccaataatttctgttaatgtaaaatcttttaaataaaaccacccacaactgaaaggctacaactagcaatcgttatcgagtgacgtgcactaccgtcatggcactttaccaccgcggtggtgcggatgtcacggccaccgtcacagccctatagtCATGGCAAATATATTCAGCATATAGCATACTGAAACAGAAGACACACACATAATTGGGTCTATCTctagttagggctgtcacgattattaaataatcgtctcatcgcgattgtttgacctcatcgcgatggtttcagatcatcgcaattattgcacatctctatagaagacactagggggagctgtagtgcatctgcatattacatattgtatttattgtaactaaagcatggtaatacttgtaaaacgtaccaccacaacacaataaaaactaaagcatataccataaaaataacctgcagtacaatttaatattatttaagataatctcagtgtggaaaccagtctaccaaaatttcattaacatagaagtaaatttttattttagtcttgtAAGTgataaaaaacagactagaagcatttctatgactgatagcatatcaatggtggcttcactcctgatcaatttacttaatttacaagtatttggcggttgtattattgacaggtaaaagtctaaaccttaaatatttgatgaaccaatatttccaagaaaaaaaacagtcttatattcagaacaacaTGGTcctttcaaagctgaataaaaaatgtatgagaattaaatgtcaaagctcgaaaacagacaattaattgacataatcgtcaaagccctaaaacagacaattaattgtcataatcgcaatgatttactagacaattaaccgtcagccaaattttagaatcgtgacagccctatctcTAGTTTAACTCATCATCACACTAGGAATAAAATGCTCAAGACATAAGTTTCAGTCATGTGAACAATGTAATTATGACAGAAAAGAGAACCTAGTTTTGGGCAGGTCCACGGTTATACATCCCTAAAGGGAAATAAAACCGTGACTAATGAACTTGTTTTgaagcaaacacacactcatgaCATTTTTAACCCCTGAATTTCACATCACCACtaataaatgtttaactgtAACAGATCGCTAAATTACGTtaactcccacacacacactttcagcaTGTACTCTTctgtataaacaaaataaaaaacaaggtttTTATTCAGTGCTTGTTCAAGCGCATATATGTGAAGTGTGCGACAGTCTATGCgaacatgcatgtgtgtttcaCTGTTTGTTTTCGTGTGGGGTTGAGGGATGTGCATGTGTAGGTTGAGAGTGAGTGTTTATGTGGCTGTGTGTACGTATGCATGTATGCGTGTGTAGAGAGAAATCCGATAGCACCATCCAGCTACGAGAGGCTCCTCTGCGCTCATGACACTGGTTGCCTAGCAACGCAGCCCTGTCATCGGCTAACTGCTTTTTAGCAGTCACGACTAACACAACGCAGTGTTTTCTGGGAAAGCCAAACGCATGCAAACGCACGTATTACATTTAAACTACACAAAACCGTGCAGGGCTTCATCTGCAAAGCTGCAACGCACGTATAAACAACTGCACAAGCATGCTTCACAAATAAACACCTACGCAAGCAGCACTACAGCTTTCCTCACGCATGCTACGGGGAGAGAGGGCGATGAACAGCAAGAGTCTGAGTGTTATAAGTGTTGGTTTGTTTGCATTAGAGACATGAAAGTCACATAACATCACTTTAAAATGACAGTCTatctaactctctctctctctctctctctgcagatgTGCCGTATTGAAGAGTTTCCTCCCCAACGTGACATAGCTGCCGCTATGAGTCGTGACGCTGACTCCAGCAGCACGTTCCCCTGGGCACTGAACCGCATCGTCTGCACTCGCAAGCCACGGGCCTGGGATCACATCTTTAACAACTGTTCTCCGATAAGCTGCATTACACAGTCACTGACAGCAGTCCACCAATGCATACTGAGAAACTGAGACACGCCACTGACCAGAGCATAaaccttaaaatgaaatgtttgctACCTCAGGTTAAAGGCTTAGTTCACACAAATGTTATGtccttgtgtcatttcaaacctagactttctttcttgagattgcaatgacatgagggtgagtggaTAAGAGgtataatttttgggtgaactatacctttaagagcAAATATAATTGAACACGGTAGCATACTAATGAAATGACTTCTGTGAAGTATTAAATACGTGAGAATATCTAAACTGAGCTGCTCGGTCATACACGTCTGACATAAATTTACGCTTTCTAAACACAAGACTTGGCCATATCTAGAACTGAACGGGGAACTGCTGCTGAGTGGGTGGGAGAGGTCTGTGTGCGCGGTGaacaggaaaacaaaaagaagaGGGCTGAAATATTCCTCTATGGGTGAAAAGAGTCCAGAGTTCTGTAAGAGCAGAGGTTGGTTACAATCATTCTTCGCAGAAGTGCGACGTCATATAAATCATAAAGGAGTCGATGAACAAACACAGCAAGGGTCCGTACTCTGCCATGCCGAACACTTCCCTCACTGCAGGGAGACAACTGCAGCATAGTGAGCAATAATGCCAACCTCACGGACAAACAAGAGGCCGTCATGTGGGGGCAGGTTTTAGTGTGCCCAACACGACCGGACctgacttttttttaaacaaacggGTCATATCTCAAACTTAATGTACTAGGAATCACACAATATGCTGTGACTCAAGCGGCCGGCAGCAAAACAGCTGAAGTACACAGAAATGACACCGCAAGAGAGTCGAACTCCTTCTCCTTTTCTTTCGTCGCTCGTCCCCTTTCATTTCTGCCTTGTTTTCCTTCTCTTTTTGCTTTCTCTTCTCCTCACCTCCTCCACAACACAGGCTTACAATCAGCAAGGCCACCAtgcactcacgcacacacgggTTTATGCTGGTTTGTCTCATAGCAACAAGTGGAGAGAATCTCTTCGCTGAAGCTTGTGGCTAGATGAAGCCAATTTAAAGGgcaagttcatcccaaaatcaaatttgtgttattttttttctcacccacatgacgttaaacatgttttgagacctcccgttgtcttcggagcacaaataaagatatttaggtgacatccgagagatttccaggcctcctcatagacataatggttatagttgttgtcaacgtccagaaaagtactaaagacttCGTTAAATTAGTTCCAtctgctcatagtggctcaatttaatttttttgaatCGATGAGAATACTTTATATCCGAAATACAAACACTTCGACACATGCGCATTCAGTGGGGGCAGATGCCggcgttctgactgacaacccagaagcgcaactctgtgtttacaagcagacACACGCTGTATATAAGCTGATCTTCGCGAAATGTCTGATGATTTCAATATTGAGGAAGACTGCTCTCGTGACcacgcaccatagactgacaagacagaggagaatatatcgattaaagtcgttatttggtttgtttttcgcataTAAAGCATTGTCGTCACTTCAAAAATAatcaattgaaccactatgagcggatggaccaattaagtgaaatttaattaagtgaaagtgacctattagtcagatatggtgacccatacccgaaatgtgacctctgcatttaacccattcagagagtagtgaacacacgcacagcaagtcgtgaacacacgtacacccggagcagtgggcagctatcactgcagtgcccggggACCAAGTCGGGGCaaggcacctcagtcgttacctgccggccctgggaatcgaaccggcaaccttctggtcacgagtccgactctctaaccatttaacgatgtctttagttcttttctggaccttgacaacaactataaccagtAGGTCTATGAGGAGCACTGGAAATCTcttggatgtcacctaaatatctttatttgtgctccgaagactcTGGGGGgtctcaaaacatttttaaggtcATGGGGtcgagtaaaaaaaaaaatcacacaaatttgattttgggatgaacttacCTTTTAAGGCCCGTGGTGCAGCTCCAAGCTCAGGCCCTCTGTGTAACAGACCCAGTGGGTGGCAGCATCTTATGGTGCAGATATAAGCAAATAGTCAGCTGGAGATAAAAGCATGTAAGTACCACAAGGTTGAGTTCTTTCTGAACTTCTAGTTTTCTGAGAAAGTCCAGAATCTAATCCAGATTCTTCTGATTAAAACAGCACAGCTGAAAGACAGGGGGATGCTGCACCATCAATATGGTGCCCTACTCACATCTGCCACCGTTGAGACAGGGGCTTTGAACACAATGGCAAACAATTAAGAGGTCGGACAATGCAACTGACTTGAGCGTTGAGCTTTGTCTCCTCGAAAGGCCACTCGCACTCATTTTTGCGATACCACATTTACCACCTGATGCCCGTTAATAGTAACTAAGTGGATAAAGAACAGAAATAAGTTTCATATTATCTGTCTTAAGCGGTCAACAGGCGAACTTTAGAAATGTTACGCAGCTTGTCAAACTCCATTCAAAATCGGACTAAAAAGTGAGTCGTGAGCATCAGTTATCCGCGTGATTTAAAGATCAATTTGCCACACAGACAAACATCCCCACGgcgcttttttacattttcaaaacattaacaataaacaaaagctTCATTTCGCACAATGGCCAGTAAAACGGTCAAAATGGCACTGAATGAACAGCTTGCACGAGTCGGCTCGCTCccgcgacacacacacacacacacacacataaatactcACTTTAGCTTTAGTGCAATCTTCTTCTTTGCCGTCCTCGATGTTTACGATGATACCGGAGCCGGCTTCGGGGCTGTCGCAGCTGGACTCGGCTGTGCTGCAGGTCACTCTGACTCGGAAAACCCGCTGGATGTGCGGGATGCAGCGCTGGAGCGCAGGGCCTGCACCGGCGGGCGCGGCGAGCTCCAAAACCATTTATCAGACGGATAAAGAAGCGATCACGACGCGCTCCGGAACACTTCCACGCATTCGCCTTGCGTCCTGCTTCATGGGTGGAGCGGCGGgggggaagaaagaaagtcaagagAGGATGGAAGTTTGTCTTCGGCCGAGCATAACGGCAAACGAGCGGGACGCGCTACATAAGCATCTATCATCCATCTCCATCCCTTCTTCTCTCACTCTCACCCTCACCCtccccgctctctctctctctctctctctctctctctctctctctctcctctctctcctctgctNNNNNNctctctctctctctctctctctctctctctctctctctctctctctctctctctctctctctctctctctctctctccccctccctACAGCGGCCCCGACTGCACCCACCGCCTGCGCATCGGCAACACGTCGGACGCCCCCTGTCGCTGCGATCGGACGGGTAGAGCTGCAgaaagtgtgtgtttactgCTTCGGTCTCAGAGCGTTGAGCTTCTGAAGCACGTGGGTGGACGGGACTCCGGTAATGCAGCAACTGAGAGTTAAAAATACATCGGGCTCGCCGAGAGTTAACGGGAAAAGATAATCGCGCTGTACCAAATCACTACAATACGCTTTTTTAAAAAAGCTTGCTTGGTGTGTTGTCTGTATACCATACACAACGCCGTATCCACCTGTAACCTCAGAATAACGTGTATAATAAACGTGCGACAAGCACTTGTTAGTAGGTGCACTGCCCCTTTAAGACCCGGTGGGTTGTGGGAAATGTAGTTTAACGTCGCGTTGCCCGTTGTCCACAGCTGGTTAGCATTTCCATTGTCTTTTTTATGAGAGTGGTATCCGCCACTCTCTCTACATCCTAATTTTTCCACACAAAACTCCTACGGGTTCGTAGTTCACCATGTCGGAGGAGCAAGAGATAATGTGCAAGCTAGAGAACATCAAAGAAATACGGTAGGAAAAACTGAAATTGACCTAAAGCGAACGAGCTAGCCCGTGTTCAACATCTGGCTAATTTCCACTTGGAAAGCGGCAGGTTTCTTTGAATCTTTTGTTTCGTGAGCAATGTACAATTGCCACTCATAGTGTATCCGAAAATGATGCACGGAAATCCTCGTTTGACATCGGACTTGTGTCGGTCGTGTTGCTAGGTCAAAACGGATAATCCATATTAAAAACGCGGAGATTTTAGATGGCGAATAGGCAGCTAAATCTGCATTAACTTCCATTTTTAAGCTGTGGTgacactgttatttttacatgGACGAGTGTGCACAAGCATCATGTCGTTATTAGAGACGAAACTGCAAAGTAAACGGTTAATTTCCTGCAGAACAGTTAACACACTGACAAAACGTTTAAACAGCCCTTAAACACAGGCTGTTGTTTCGTTTTAAGCGTTCCTGTTCACACATTGATGTGTTATTCATGAAACCATTGGCACCAGTAGCCATAGCATTGCCATTGGATTTTATGCATTGgttgtcttgttttgtgtgattgtgtAGAAATAAAACTATTCAGATGGAGAAGATCAAGTCTCGGCTAAGGAGTGAGTTTGAAGCGCTGGAATCGGAGGAGAAACATCTCAGAGAGTACAAACAGGAAATGGATCTTCTGCTGCAGGAGAAAATGGCTCATGTGGAGGAGCTGCGACTTATACATGCTGATATTAATGTGGTAAAGCGAGAAATCACCACACATATCTTTCTATCTAAAGCAGTGCAAGAGTTCTGTAGTGTTACCAGGTCAGATCCTTAGCTATTGGGTTACCACCATTTTGATTTATGGAGAGTCTGTATTTCTTTCCCCAGATGGAAAACACAATCAAACAGTCTGAGAGTGACTTGAACAAATTGCTGGAGTCAACCAGACGGCTCCACGACGAATACAAACCCCTGAAAGAACACGTGGATGCCCTGAGGATGACCCTCGGCTTACAGAGACTCCCCGACCTCAGCCAGGAAGAGGAGAAGCTGTCTTTGGAGTaagtaactgtgtgtgtgtgtgcgtgtgcgtgtgtgtgtgcgtgtgcgtgtgtgtgtgtgttaaaatagGGGGACTCCTCAAAATGAGTCATTTGAGAGTAGGAGTGTGTGTTCACAAGATTATTTCTATTATCAATTTATGAATTTAATTCTTAAAGCTGACTCAGAGAAttgtgagagagacagagagtgtgtttgtgtgtgaatataGTAGATGCATTGGTGGGAGTTtaattgtttaaatgtgtgtgtactctTATCTCACCTTTTAGCTACTTTGAAAAGCAAAAGGCTGAATGGCAGACAGAACCCCAGGAGCCTCCTATCCCAGAATCCCTGGCAGCGGCTGCTGCTGCAGCCCAGCAGCTTCAGGCTGCTCGTAAACAGGACGCCAGGCAGACGGCAACCTTCAGGCAGCAGCCTCCACCTATGAAGGTGCTTTACACATGCTTTCACACGTGTGTTTTTGGATTCACTTCTCTGTTTGatgcaacaaaagaacatttGGCTCAGTCACTATCAGTATTTTCTGCACAACTGTTGCCCTTCAACTGCTTCTTAAACAACAGTACCAGAACGGAGCAGGTACCAAATTTCAGGTTCAGTTACCATGAAATTAAATGCAGATTCAGTAATGGCTTGTAGGACTTCAATCATCAGCCTTTCCTTTCTGACAAAAGATTTATTGTTAATACAGTTATGGAGCACAgttatgctaaaaaaaaaaaaattggaaaaGGGTTAGATACACTTGTAAATACTACACATAACAATTCACACTGTTGATCAAATCAGACACTGCTAAATTGTATTGACACTTCTGAACAGATACTGTATGATGATATCAAGAGAAATATATTGATTTAATTGGTTGTCTGCTCTTAGGCTTGCCTGTCCTGCCATCAGCAAATCCACCGGAACGCTCCAATCTGCCCTCTGTGCAAAGCCAAAAGTCGATCACGCAACCCCAAAAAACCCAAGAGGAAGCCAGACGAGTAACGCACACACTTACACATGCAGCCCCAACCGAGAACAATTTACTTGCATATTTACtcgcataaacacacacattcatgcatGCACATTACTAAACACACATTCTTTAATCATATGATGCCAGTATCTGCAAattaacacataaacacacaaatgtcCTGAAATAATGGACCGTCTGACCTCCCATAGTGATACTCATCCCGTAGTTAATTTGTCTTCCTGTTTCAGTGGACGTGAGATCTtagtttttcatttcatttttatataagaGAAACATTGGTATTGTGTTTGTAAGGTGCCTGTATTTAGAACGTAGTGGAAATGGATGCTGGTTTATCAAATATTGAAGTGTACCTGTGTGGGGTTTAATTGTAGTGCTTTAGTTTAAAGTAAATGAAATGGCTTTAGTCAATAGAGCAGTTTGTACGGTATTCAGTTAATGCTTAAACTGATgtttaataattttgtattaacAATGGTATGATTTTCAAATGATATTATGCTTTTCAGTGTTTTTTCATGATTTAAGTgcaaattgttttcttttttttgtattgtgtaaCCGTGCCCTGTTCCTGACCACATCAGTGTTCTGTATGTAAGGGCCATTCACACAGAACAGGTTCCTGCGTTCAGAAACAGCTACATGCATTGCAATTTAATACTACAGAATGCAttagtttttaaatgtattaaggTTTAACCTTTAACAGAGAGATCTGATGCATGGCCAGACATGCAtctaacacatttatttaaaataacaacacTCTTTGCAAGTAGCACAAACAGAACACAagaatgtgttgtgtgtgaacGGCCCTTTAGATGTACAAAGAAAATCTGGAACGCAGATTGAGAGTTTTTGAGTGCTTGTAAAACCATCATGCAGTTTGTGTGCATGAGTTGTCATTTCGGCACAGCCGAATGTTTTGGAAATTGTGTGAAGGAACATTAAGATTGTGTTAGATTCTTTAGTATTGAATCATTGTGTTTATGTCTCATCTTTTCTgagattcatttttttatataattaattaaaatctgTGAAACTAATAAACCGTGGAACTTGTCATGATTCATTCTTACAATAATCGTTTCTTTCAGTTGGTCACGTGATCTGATTCTTTTCCTGTCTTTCAGTCAGTCGCTGTCTGTGGTTGATTTGATATGTACATGTCATTTGACCTTTAACCCATGACCCCATAACAATGCAATAATCATTCTGGTTTTGCTAATCTCTTTACCAGTATGGGGCTTTACATTCTTTTTGCGTTGCACTCGGCATACCAAGGGGGGCGATATACACTCCTTAGAGTGTTCCAGGTTAAATACAGTTAAGCTGTGTTGACAGGATCTTTGACATACGGTTGCTTTCCATGGAAAGTAATTATTGAAATTGCTTCAGTTGTCAAAAGCAAGCAGACATGTTGACAGAAATCTGCTCACAATGAAAGATGATGAGGACAGCAGTTCTCTGAAAAATGCCAGACtgttttaacccatggttgggtcagaTTTGGCCAAACCCAGCTGTTGGGTTAAATCAACCTTACATTGTTTAGGTTactttaaatggatagttcaaccaaaaatttaaattctgtcatgtctCTAGTTATTCCTAACCTATTTTCTTTATTCGTTTGAACACAAACatagatatttgaaagaatgttagaaaCCGAccgttctgaggcaccattgactaccaattaaaattgtagtcaaaggtgacccagaattgtttgctttcctacaatattccttcaaaatatattttgtgtgcaacagaacaaaaaaataataataatttgtccTACATGGTAGCCAATGGTCTCTCAGAACTCTCGGTTGCTTacagttttgcaaatatctttgtgttcaaccgagcaaagaaatttacacaggtttcgAACAACTAgggagagtaattcatgacagaattttcatttatgggtatACTATAACTTCAACaattgggtttgtccatatcaTATATTGAGTTTGACCAAAAgtagacaaacataaagggtgactaataataatgatttataaaaatcacgaaatatagAGATATGAGGACAGGagcaatgttttagttgttttaccccaaaataaacctTTAGGTTTCTCAACACCATAATGTGAAATTAAAGTCTAAAATGATTAGGGCCCCAAATACATTACTTTATCTTGACCAtagttaaagggatggttcacccaaaaataaaaactcactatttactcacctttga contains:
- the zc4h2 gene encoding zinc finger C4H2 domain-containing protein isoform X1; translation: MSEEQEIMCKLENIKEIRNKTIQMEKIKSRLRSEFEALESEEKHLREYKQEMDLLLQEKMAHVEELRLIHADINVMENTIKQSESDLNKLLESTRRLHDEYKPLKEHVDALRMTLGLQRLPDLSQEEEKLSLDYFEKQKAEWQTEPQEPPIPESLAAAAAAAQQLQAARKQDARQTATFRQQPPPMKACLSCHQQIHRNAPICPLCKAKSRSRNPKKPKRKPDE
- the zc4h2 gene encoding zinc finger C4H2 domain-containing protein isoform X2, which encodes MEKIKSRLRSEFEALESEEKHLREYKQEMDLLLQEKMAHVEELRLIHADINVMENTIKQSESDLNKLLESTRRLHDEYKPLKEHVDALRMTLGLQRLPDLSQEEEKLSLDYFEKQKAEWQTEPQEPPIPESLAAAAAAAQQLQAARKQDARQTATFRQQPPPMKACLSCHQQIHRNAPICPLCKAKSRSRNPKKPKRKPDE